A genomic window from Flintibacter sp. KGMB00164 includes:
- a CDS encoding DNA-3-methyladenine glycosylase I has protein sequence MEKIRCHWATPKNPLYLQYHDEEWGIPLHDDHKLFEMLILESFQAGLSWECILNKREAFRRAFDEFDLETVCGYGEEKLAALGQDPGIVRNKLKIRAAVNNARIFRTIQQEWGSFDRYLWHWTEGKTIYETGKVSSELSDAVSKDLKRRGMKFVGTVIIYSYLQAVGVINSHEESCFCRRARTSAVHL, from the coding sequence ATGGAAAAAATCCGGTGTCATTGGGCAACCCCCAAGAATCCACTTTACCTTCAGTACCACGATGAGGAGTGGGGTATCCCGCTCCACGATGACCACAAGCTATTTGAAATGTTGATTTTGGAGAGCTTCCAGGCGGGGCTCTCCTGGGAGTGCATCCTCAACAAGCGGGAGGCATTCCGTCGGGCCTTCGATGAGTTTGACCTGGAGACGGTCTGCGGATATGGGGAAGAAAAGCTGGCAGCGCTGGGACAGGATCCCGGCATTGTCCGTAACAAACTGAAAATCCGCGCCGCCGTAAACAACGCCAGGATCTTCCGGACCATCCAGCAGGAGTGGGGGAGTTTCGACCGCTACCTCTGGCACTGGACGGAAGGGAAGACAATCTATGAGACAGGCAAGGTCAGTTCCGAACTGTCGGACGCCGTGTCCAAGGACTTAAAGCGCCGGGGCATGAAGTTCGTGGGGACGGTCATCATCTACTCCTACCTGCAGGCGGTGGGGGTCATCAATTCCCATGAGGAGTCCTGTTTTTGCAGACGAGCAAGGACATCCGCTGTACATTTGTGA
- a CDS encoding site-2 protease family protein, whose translation MLLAWLNYTDTQGLIPQAVVSCALHEGGHWLAIQAVGGKVKRMRLGIAGAEMELGRPLSYSREALCALAGPGVSLALAWLGHFLPGGALFAGINLVLALFNLLPVSGLDGGRVLHCALCALAGPEAAERTAGFLDGFLVGVLVAGGVILAWKGGSITLLFTAGWLFSSIWREKEGKRGCQIGVKRVK comes from the coding sequence TTGCTGCTGGCCTGGCTCAACTATACCGATACCCAGGGGCTGATCCCCCAGGCCGTTGTCTCCTGCGCCCTGCATGAGGGGGGACATTGGCTGGCCATCCAGGCCGTGGGCGGTAAGGTGAAGCGCATGCGGCTGGGAATCGCGGGAGCGGAGATGGAGCTGGGCCGTCCTCTGTCCTACTCCAGAGAGGCGCTGTGCGCCCTGGCCGGGCCGGGGGTGAGCCTGGCTCTGGCCTGGCTGGGACATTTCCTGCCCGGCGGCGCTCTGTTTGCGGGCATCAACCTGGTGCTGGCCCTCTTTAACCTGCTGCCGGTAAGCGGCCTGGACGGAGGGAGGGTACTCCACTGCGCCCTGTGCGCCCTGGCCGGACCGGAGGCAGCGGAGCGGACAGCCGGCTTTCTGGACGGATTTTTGGTAGGTGTACTGGTAGCCGGAGGGGTCATTTTGGCCTGGAAGGGGGGCAGCATCACCCTGCTTTTTACCGCAGGATGGCTATTTTCTTCCATTTGGCGTGAAAAGGAAGGAAAAAGGGGTTGCCAGATAGGGGTGAAACGAGTAAAATAG
- a CDS encoding site-specific integrase → MAGKRKKGEGTVRLRKDGRWEGRVVVSYDEAGNPKTKNVLAKTKKECVAKLEKLKGKCGGVRSTQVQPDMLFRDWLNEWYQNDAKPRLRPTTQLQYEGFLQHHLIPGLGEIPLNQLTQGELQQFFRHMKESGRKVQVERYGPGMADRSVRSCHAVCQMALDKAVEEKLIHSNPAVGCKLPPLKGKEMKILPLEEIQRFLIQAKAEGMYELFLLELTTGMRRGELLALQWDDLDFVTGKLHIDKQVYPVGGKLIISEPKTKAANRTIILPPAMVELLAEYQKGVFSDLMFPSRTKPEQPIDPCYVRKRLQVILKRAGCNKVRFHDLRHTFATMSLENGMDIKTLSTIIGHVSAETTLNTYTHITDEMRQKAALNIDQGIVKAEVPPAPKRKKKEPARTDFVPVPLSRRRPGTGCISQINETLWEGRYSPKWPDGVKRPRNVYAHSLEKCEEKLKELILEIKGEMAALRSGASTEYPEDGNPKKKAITAYLLEHPGVTNKSRIARELQMDRSTVRRYYDEIRGELRQRV, encoded by the coding sequence GTGGCAGGCAAGCGAAAAAAGGGAGAAGGCACCGTCCGCTTGCGGAAAGACGGCCGCTGGGAGGGCCGGGTGGTGGTGAGCTATGACGAGGCAGGCAACCCCAAGACGAAAAATGTGCTGGCGAAAACGAAAAAAGAGTGTGTCGCCAAGCTGGAAAAGCTGAAAGGGAAGTGCGGGGGCGTCCGGTCTACTCAGGTGCAGCCGGATATGCTCTTCCGTGACTGGCTGAACGAGTGGTACCAGAATGACGCAAAGCCCAGGCTGCGCCCCACTACACAGCTCCAGTACGAAGGCTTTCTCCAACATCATCTGATTCCTGGCCTGGGGGAGATCCCGCTGAACCAACTGACCCAAGGGGAGCTCCAGCAGTTCTTCCGGCACATGAAGGAGAGTGGGCGGAAGGTCCAGGTGGAGCGCTACGGCCCCGGCATGGCAGACCGGTCCGTGCGCAGCTGCCACGCGGTCTGCCAGATGGCGCTGGACAAGGCGGTGGAGGAGAAGCTGATCCACTCCAACCCGGCAGTGGGATGCAAGTTACCGCCGCTGAAGGGCAAGGAGATGAAAATTCTGCCCCTGGAGGAGATTCAGCGCTTCCTCATCCAAGCCAAGGCGGAGGGAATGTACGAGCTCTTCCTGCTGGAATTGACCACTGGAATGCGACGGGGAGAACTGCTGGCCCTTCAGTGGGACGACCTGGATTTTGTCACCGGGAAGCTGCACATCGACAAGCAGGTCTATCCCGTGGGCGGCAAGCTCATCATCAGCGAGCCCAAGACCAAGGCCGCCAACCGCACCATCATCCTGCCACCCGCCATGGTGGAGCTGCTGGCAGAGTACCAAAAAGGCGTGTTCTCGGACCTGATGTTTCCCTCCCGCACCAAACCGGAGCAGCCCATCGACCCCTGCTATGTCCGTAAGCGGCTGCAGGTGATTCTGAAACGGGCGGGATGTAATAAAGTCCGGTTCCATGACCTCCGGCACACCTTCGCCACCATGTCTTTGGAGAATGGGATGGATATCAAGACGCTCTCTACCATCATCGGGCATGTCTCCGCAGAAACTACGCTGAACACCTACACCCACATCACCGACGAGATGCGGCAGAAGGCTGCCCTGAACATTGACCAGGGAATTGTAAAAGCGGAGGTGCCTCCCGCTCCAAAACGGAAAAAGAAGGAACCAGCAAGGACAGACTTCGTGCCAGTGCCCCTGTCCCGCCGCCGGCCGGGAACCGGGTGTATCAGCCAGATCAATGAGACCCTGTGGGAGGGGCGGTACTCTCCCAAGTGGCCGGATGGGGTGAAACGTCCGCGAAATGTCTACGCCCACTCACTGGAGAAGTGCGAGGAGAAGTTAAAGGAGCTGATTCTGGAGATAAAAGGGGAGATGGCCGCCCTCCGCTCCGGAGCCAGCACAGAGTATCCGGAGGATGGCAATCCCAAGAAGAAGGCCATCACCGCTTATCTGCTGGAACACCCAGGCGTGACCAACAAGTCTAGGATTGCCAGAGAGCTGCAGATGGACCGCTCGACGGTGCGGAGGTATTATGATGAGATCCGTGGAGAGCTGCGGCAACGCGTATAA
- a CDS encoding M23 family metallopeptidase, giving the protein MEHTSASYRVYRTSGRSAARRNRGNQSGLSPKERVRLVQLCVCLVLFLAVFVGKGAFPQQLAQIQNKLVSALTADTDFRAAFSKLGESLGTQDSVLGELEDFCVEVFGIQPSGAGDDLEGQSQTQQEQAFLNAGASSADLAAHYLRLEDMPQDWLSGGDAVSETPETAPEPQAQAQPEAAAAQPEETVPAVGTVLLSANYEGPALPNNYTMDKLSLGALETVNPILGHLNSVYGYRDHPVDGEYKFHNGVDIGGQMGDPIGAFAAGTVEYIGENDDHGLYLQIDHGNGVKSFYAHCSKLCVSQGQTVAAGETVALVGSTGVSTGPHLHLEIKCNGVHVDPAYYVTFLTD; this is encoded by the coding sequence ATGGAGCATACCAGCGCATCCTACCGCGTATACCGGACAAGCGGCCGTTCCGCCGCCAGGCGGAACCGAGGCAATCAAAGCGGGCTCTCGCCCAAGGAGCGGGTGCGCCTGGTACAGCTGTGTGTGTGCCTGGTGCTGTTTCTGGCGGTGTTTGTGGGGAAGGGAGCCTTCCCGCAGCAGCTGGCCCAGATTCAAAACAAGCTGGTGTCGGCGCTGACGGCAGACACCGACTTCCGCGCCGCTTTTTCTAAGTTGGGGGAGTCCCTGGGAACCCAGGACTCGGTGCTGGGGGAGCTGGAGGACTTCTGCGTGGAGGTCTTTGGCATCCAACCTTCCGGGGCCGGTGACGATTTGGAGGGTCAAAGCCAGACTCAGCAGGAGCAGGCCTTTCTCAATGCCGGGGCCTCCTCCGCCGACCTGGCCGCCCACTACCTGCGCCTGGAGGATATGCCTCAGGACTGGCTGAGCGGGGGAGATGCTGTGTCGGAGACCCCGGAGACAGCACCAGAGCCTCAGGCCCAAGCTCAGCCCGAGGCAGCGGCGGCCCAGCCGGAGGAGACCGTGCCGGCGGTAGGCACTGTGCTGCTGTCGGCAAACTACGAAGGCCCGGCACTGCCCAACAATTATACGATGGATAAACTGTCCCTGGGAGCGCTGGAGACCGTCAATCCCATTCTGGGCCACCTCAACTCGGTGTACGGCTACCGGGACCACCCGGTGGACGGGGAGTATAAATTCCACAACGGAGTGGACATCGGTGGACAGATGGGGGACCCCATCGGCGCCTTTGCCGCCGGGACGGTGGAGTACATCGGCGAGAATGACGACCACGGGCTGTATCTGCAGATCGACCACGGCAACGGCGTTAAGAGCTTCTATGCCCACTGCAGCAAGCTGTGTGTCTCCCAGGGCCAGACTGTGGCGGCAGGGGAGACGGTGGCCCTGGTTGGCTCCACCGGGGTGTCCACCGGCCCTCACCTGCATCTGGAGATCAAATGCAACGGGGTGCACGTGGACCCGGCCTACTACGTCACCTTCCTTACCGACTGA
- a CDS encoding TIGR03936 family radical SAM-associated protein yields MADRLLFSKTGRAKYISHLDLMRTFQRAFTRAGIEIKHTQGFHKHPFVSIALPLSVGYSSQCEILEFGLVGGATAEEVPARLTAAMPEGIIIHQCYPAERKLKELAYVNYIINFEYSEGRPQASEPAMRELLSRESLVMQKKSNKSKKGYTEVDLIPLIKGFNLECQSDTLTLDAVLCAQNPGLNPELIRAAFCQAYPEYAPDFVTFHRREVLDIDGKPFR; encoded by the coding sequence ATGGCTGACCGTCTGCTCTTTTCCAAGACCGGCCGGGCCAAGTATATCTCCCACCTGGATCTGATGCGCACCTTCCAGCGGGCCTTCACCCGGGCTGGCATCGAAATTAAGCACACCCAGGGTTTCCACAAGCACCCCTTCGTGTCCATCGCCCTGCCCCTGTCGGTGGGCTACTCCAGCCAGTGTGAAATTCTGGAGTTTGGCCTGGTGGGGGGAGCCACCGCCGAGGAGGTTCCCGCCCGGCTCACTGCGGCCATGCCTGAGGGCATCATCATTCACCAGTGCTACCCCGCCGAGCGTAAGCTCAAGGAACTGGCCTATGTGAACTACATCATCAATTTTGAGTACTCTGAGGGCCGTCCTCAGGCCTCGGAACCCGCCATGCGGGAACTGCTGAGCCGGGAGAGCCTGGTGATGCAGAAGAAGTCCAACAAGTCCAAAAAGGGCTACACCGAGGTGGATCTCATTCCGCTCATCAAGGGCTTCAATCTGGAGTGCCAGAGTGACACCCTCACCCTGGACGCGGTGCTGTGCGCCCAGAATCCGGGACTCAACCCGGAGCTCATCCGGGCGGCCTTCTGTCAGGCCTACCCCGAGTATGCCCCCGATTTTGTCACCTTCCACCGCCGTGAGGTACTGGATATCGACGGAAAACCGTTTAGATGA
- a CDS encoding YebC/PmpR family DNA-binding transcriptional regulator has product MSGHSKWHNIQKTKGAADAKRSQIFTKIAREMIVAVKTGGSGDPANNSRLAAVIAKAKAANMPNDNIKRTIDKALGAGNTDNFESVVYEGYGPNGVAVIVDALTDNRQRTAPEVRHLLDKYGKGLGATGCVSWSFDRKGVIVLDSEDLDEDTVMMDALEAGADDMQADDEVFEIYTDPDAFPAVSEALEAKGYTFLEASVQMVPQNYVKLTDEADIKNMEKLIDALEDNDDVQNVYHNWEQ; this is encoded by the coding sequence ATGTCCGGACATTCCAAGTGGCACAATATTCAAAAGACCAAGGGCGCGGCCGACGCCAAGCGCTCTCAGATTTTTACCAAGATCGCCCGTGAGATGATCGTGGCCGTCAAGACCGGCGGCAGCGGCGATCCCGCCAACAACTCCCGCCTGGCCGCCGTCATCGCCAAGGCCAAGGCTGCCAACATGCCCAACGACAACATCAAGCGCACCATCGACAAGGCTCTGGGCGCGGGCAACACCGACAACTTCGAGAGCGTGGTGTACGAGGGCTACGGCCCCAACGGCGTGGCCGTCATCGTGGACGCTCTGACCGATAACCGCCAGCGCACTGCCCCCGAAGTGCGTCACCTGCTGGACAAGTACGGCAAGGGCCTGGGCGCCACCGGCTGCGTGTCCTGGAGCTTTGACCGCAAGGGCGTCATCGTCCTGGACAGCGAGGACCTGGACGAGGATACCGTAATGATGGACGCTCTGGAGGCCGGTGCCGACGATATGCAGGCCGACGACGAGGTCTTTGAGATCTACACCGATCCCGACGCTTTCCCCGCCGTCTCCGAGGCTCTGGAGGCCAAGGGCTACACCTTCCTGGAGGCTTCCGTGCAGATGGTGCCTCAGAACTACGTCAAGCTCACCGACGAGGCCGACATCAAGAACATGGAGAAGCTCATCGACGCTCTGGAGGACAACGACGACGTTCAGAACGTTTACCACAACTGGGAGCAGTAA
- a CDS encoding reverse transcriptase/maturase family protein, with protein MTNQEWLTSETTIEKSRRSYAHFDCRTDIAQQRAYISVPQNIERHGFYPFIHYQKKQVKFNKETGPKEKTRDICYASHIDRCIYQYYCFLLGKDYNQRVTRDGLSKVAVAYRTDLHENNIHFAKRVIQFVRSNSPCYIMIGDFTGFFDHLDHKYLKEQWCSLMRVPKLSKDHYKVFRSVTHYSTWELSDLLSLNGLKDNWTGRRTLNSMLRVLTPEEYKANSNRDHIKRNPDTFGIPQGSPISGLLANVYMLEVDKTVNDLVTEQNGLYMRYSDDFIVVLPDAGPTTLQILEDVSAKFNSVPGLTLEPNKTQYFRYENTQLENCGSLFGVPLEGQKRFINFLGFTFDGKTVSIRMKTLGKYYYRMYSKVKTIRKSGNYSPKGKHISNKNLYALYSIKGARGSQIVQENGRKKWHSGNFLSYVQRATKEFGSDESIERDTKNHMAKISRALKGKK; from the coding sequence ATGACGAACCAAGAATGGCTGACCTCTGAAACTACGATAGAAAAAAGTCGAAGATCATATGCCCATTTTGACTGCCGGACAGATATTGCCCAGCAACGGGCCTATATATCGGTCCCGCAAAATATAGAGCGGCATGGGTTTTACCCATTTATTCATTATCAGAAGAAACAAGTTAAATTTAATAAAGAAACCGGGCCCAAAGAGAAAACACGAGATATTTGTTATGCGTCACACATTGATCGCTGTATTTATCAGTACTATTGCTTCTTGCTGGGGAAGGATTATAACCAGCGCGTTACCAGAGATGGGCTGTCAAAAGTTGCTGTAGCATATCGGACGGATTTGCATGAAAACAACATTCATTTTGCTAAGCGGGTAATTCAATTTGTTCGTAGCAATTCTCCCTGCTACATTATGATAGGAGACTTTACTGGCTTTTTTGACCACCTGGACCATAAATATTTAAAAGAGCAATGGTGCTCATTGATGAGAGTGCCTAAACTTTCAAAAGATCACTATAAAGTATTTCGAAGTGTGACCCATTATAGTACGTGGGAGTTGTCTGATTTGTTATCCTTGAACGGCCTAAAGGATAACTGGACAGGACGTAGAACATTGAATTCTATGTTGCGTGTGCTGACACCAGAAGAATATAAGGCTAATTCAAATAGGGATCATATCAAGCGAAATCCAGATACATTTGGAATACCACAAGGTTCTCCAATCAGTGGACTACTTGCCAATGTCTATATGTTAGAGGTGGATAAGACGGTCAATGATTTGGTAACAGAACAAAATGGCCTTTATATGCGGTATAGTGATGATTTTATTGTTGTGTTACCTGATGCTGGACCAACGACTCTCCAGATTCTTGAGGATGTATCAGCCAAGTTCAATAGTGTTCCTGGATTGACTTTGGAACCGAATAAGACTCAGTATTTCCGATATGAAAATACGCAGTTAGAGAACTGTGGGTCATTGTTTGGAGTACCTTTGGAAGGACAAAAGAGATTCATCAACTTCCTTGGGTTTACTTTCGATGGAAAAACTGTATCAATTCGAATGAAAACATTGGGTAAATATTATTATCGAATGTACAGTAAGGTAAAGACGATACGGAAAAGCGGCAATTACTCTCCGAAAGGAAAGCATATTAGCAATAAAAATTTATATGCCCTGTATTCTATCAAAGGTGCGAGGGGGAGCCAAATTGTTCAAGAGAATGGGAGAAAAAAATGGCATTCAGGAAATTTCCTATCATATGTTCAGCGTGCAACTAAAGAATTTGGCTCAGATGAATCCATTGAAAGAGACACTAAGAACCACATGGCAAAAATAAGCAGAGCATTGAAGGGGAAAAAGTAA
- a CDS encoding site-specific integrase — MAKRRPSGDGMVRKREDGRWEGRIVISHKANGAPIFRYVSAKTQKELLKKLHQNIEEYRDVNLNEGSKMPLGQWLERWLEEYAAPSVRPSTLEGYRGYIERNIKPYLGDKPVGKVTREDVQKLYRELQKNGRKEFHPEHGHKLSGSSIRRIHGVFHLAMDAAVRENLIARNPTEGITLPKKKTAPKQILNDAQLERFMDVIQKDEVWHDFFYTELTTGLRRGEICGLMWSDFDAAHGTLTVRRTMHVQKGGGLAAGETKTGAGKRTITLPPSTVELLAKRKKNSYSQWIFPNPLRPEQPINPNAAYDHLKKLLQQAGLPSIRFHDLRHTFATHALASGVDAKTLSGILGHTQASFTLDTYTHVTGDMQKRASEIVGGFMEHIMVR; from the coding sequence GTGGCAAAGCGACGTCCATCCGGTGACGGCATGGTCCGCAAGCGGGAAGATGGCCGCTGGGAGGGTCGCATTGTCATTAGTCACAAGGCAAACGGCGCGCCCATCTTCCGCTATGTGTCGGCCAAGACCCAGAAGGAACTGCTGAAAAAGCTCCATCAAAACATCGAGGAATACCGGGACGTGAATCTGAACGAGGGCAGCAAAATGCCTCTGGGGCAGTGGCTGGAACGCTGGCTGGAGGAGTACGCTGCCCCCTCGGTGCGGCCCTCTACACTGGAGGGCTACCGGGGGTACATCGAGCGAAATATCAAGCCTTACCTGGGCGACAAGCCGGTGGGAAAGGTAACCCGTGAGGATGTCCAGAAGCTGTACCGAGAGCTCCAGAAAAATGGGCGGAAGGAGTTCCATCCGGAGCATGGACACAAGCTGTCTGGCAGCTCCATCCGCCGGATTCACGGGGTGTTCCACCTGGCCATGGACGCGGCGGTGCGGGAAAACCTCATCGCCCGGAATCCCACCGAGGGCATCACCCTGCCCAAGAAGAAAACGGCTCCCAAGCAGATTCTCAACGACGCCCAGCTGGAGCGCTTCATGGATGTAATTCAGAAGGATGAGGTCTGGCACGACTTCTTCTACACGGAGCTGACCACCGGACTGCGGCGGGGGGAGATCTGCGGCCTTATGTGGAGCGACTTCGATGCGGCCCATGGCACCCTCACCGTCCGCAGGACCATGCACGTCCAAAAGGGTGGCGGTCTGGCCGCGGGGGAGACCAAAACCGGGGCAGGAAAGCGGACCATCACCCTGCCGCCCAGCACGGTGGAGCTGCTGGCCAAAAGAAAGAAAAATTCCTACTCCCAGTGGATCTTTCCAAACCCTCTCCGGCCGGAGCAGCCCATCAATCCCAACGCCGCCTACGACCACCTGAAGAAGCTGCTGCAACAGGCGGGGCTGCCCAGCATCCGCTTTCATGATCTTCGGCACACCTTCGCCACCCATGCCCTGGCCAGCGGAGTGGACGCCAAGACTCTCTCCGGGATTCTGGGCCATACCCAGGCTTCCTTCACCCTGGACACGTACACCCATGTGACCGGTGACATGCAGAAACGGGCCAGTGAGATCGTGGGTGGTTTCATGGAACACATCATGGTGAGGTGA
- a CDS encoding tocopherol cyclase family protein, whose translation MSGQKGFEGWYFKHQKGDDMVAFIPGRAESGAFIQLISQEGARQFEVSNLTTHDGMIRADRCWFSKHGCHIELPGISGEISYGPLAPLSSDIMGPFRFFPMECRHGVLSMAHPLQGSVILNGHVHRFDGGLGYAEKDSGTSFPRSYLWMQCNDFPKSCSFMLSIAHIPFCGSSFRGCICAILYQGREYRLATYKGVRIQAFTPEHICLSQGSLLLEMDIAPSHAGHPLRAPQRGKMSSTIRESCNAHLRARLWNRGTTIFDLQSDHAAYEFVPNHGT comes from the coding sequence ATGTCGGGGCAAAAAGGTTTTGAGGGCTGGTATTTCAAGCATCAAAAAGGGGATGACATGGTGGCATTCATCCCCGGCCGGGCAGAGAGCGGCGCTTTTATCCAACTGATCTCGCAGGAAGGTGCCCGGCAATTTGAAGTGTCGAATCTGACTACCCATGACGGCATGATCCGAGCAGACCGATGTTGGTTTTCAAAGCATGGCTGCCATATAGAACTGCCCGGTATCAGCGGCGAGATTTCCTATGGACCACTTGCTCCTCTTAGTTCCGATATCATGGGGCCATTCCGGTTTTTCCCTATGGAGTGCCGGCACGGCGTTCTCAGCATGGCGCATCCCCTCCAGGGCAGCGTCATATTGAATGGACATGTGCACCGTTTCGATGGCGGTCTTGGCTATGCAGAAAAAGACAGTGGGACCTCTTTCCCGCGCTCCTATCTGTGGATGCAGTGCAACGATTTCCCGAAATCATGCTCTTTCATGCTTTCAATCGCCCATATTCCGTTTTGCGGAAGCTCTTTCCGGGGATGCATCTGCGCAATTTTGTACCAGGGCAGGGAGTATCGCTTGGCAACTTACAAAGGGGTCCGAATTCAGGCATTTACTCCGGAACATATCTGCCTGTCTCAAGGCAGTCTTCTTCTGGAAATGGACATTGCTCCCTCCCATGCAGGCCACCCTCTTCGTGCGCCACAGCGTGGGAAGATGTCCAGTACCATTCGGGAAAGCTGTAATGCGCATTTGCGGGCGCGGCTGTGGAACCGAGGAACCACCATATTTGATCTGCAAAGTGACCATGCCGCCTATGAATTTGTTCCAAATCATGGGACATAA
- a CDS encoding TIGR03960 family B12-binding radical SAM protein — protein sequence MNRTLEHILPKVQKPARYTGGEYNAVVKDKRTVDTRFALCFPDTYEIGMSNLGCRILYGLMNEQEGLWCERCYAPWGDMEEEMRREGLLLYALESGDPISDFDIIGFSLGYEMAYTNVLNMLDLAGLPLRSEQRPELTPLIVAGGTCCYNPEPLAPFVDLFVLGEGEEVTLEYIALYRQAKEECWSKEEFLREAAQIEGIYVPSFYEPVYRPDGTLEEMRIKEGSGAPEQVRKRVVQDMDKAYFPVKTIIPSTEIVHDRVMLELFRGCIRGCRFCQAGYVYRPVRNRNPQLLAEYGKAACQDSGYQEMTLSSLSSTDYPCLLELCDDLLDYCAPKDIGVSLPSLRADTFSMNLMERLQRVRKGGLTFAPEAGTQRLRDAINKNLREEDLLQSCRTAFSGGWSGVKLYFMLGLPTETDEDVLGIADLARKVYQCWRECTPNRARGVRITVSTSWFVPKPHTAFQWDAQIPVEEYQRRVNLLRDALKRDRSITYNWHDPQTSYLEAIFSRGDRRLADVLEHAWQNGAKFDSWSEYFNFQRWMDALSACGLDGDFYAHRERPRDEVFPWCRIDPMVTPAFLWHERELCYQSQTTPDCRTRCSGCGANRLLKGGVCNG from the coding sequence ATGAATCGCACGCTGGAGCATATTTTGCCCAAAGTACAAAAACCTGCCCGCTACACGGGCGGAGAATATAACGCCGTGGTAAAAGACAAACGCACGGTAGACACCCGCTTTGCCCTTTGCTTTCCGGACACCTATGAGATCGGCATGTCCAACCTGGGCTGCCGTATTTTGTACGGCCTGATGAACGAGCAGGAGGGGCTGTGGTGCGAGCGCTGCTACGCCCCCTGGGGAGATATGGAGGAGGAAATGCGCCGGGAGGGGTTGCTGCTCTACGCCCTGGAGAGCGGCGACCCTATTTCTGACTTTGATATCATCGGCTTCTCGCTGGGCTATGAGATGGCCTACACCAATGTCCTGAACATGCTGGACCTGGCGGGGCTGCCTCTGCGCAGCGAGCAGCGGCCGGAACTCACGCCTCTCATTGTGGCGGGCGGCACCTGCTGCTATAACCCGGAGCCTCTGGCCCCCTTCGTGGACCTGTTTGTCCTGGGTGAAGGGGAGGAGGTCACCCTGGAGTACATCGCCCTGTACCGCCAGGCCAAGGAGGAGTGCTGGAGCAAGGAGGAGTTTTTGCGGGAGGCTGCCCAGATCGAGGGTATCTACGTCCCGTCCTTCTATGAGCCCGTCTACCGTCCTGATGGCACCCTGGAGGAAATGCGCATCAAGGAGGGCTCCGGCGCGCCGGAGCAGGTGCGCAAGCGGGTGGTGCAGGACATGGACAAGGCCTACTTCCCGGTCAAGACCATCATCCCCTCCACTGAGATCGTCCACGACCGCGTCATGCTGGAGCTGTTCCGCGGCTGCATCCGTGGCTGCCGGTTCTGCCAGGCGGGCTATGTGTACCGTCCGGTGCGAAACCGCAATCCTCAGCTGCTGGCTGAGTACGGCAAGGCGGCCTGCCAGGATTCCGGCTACCAGGAGATGACCCTGTCCAGCCTCAGCTCCACCGACTACCCCTGCCTGCTGGAGCTGTGTGACGACCTGCTGGACTACTGCGCGCCTAAGGACATCGGCGTGTCCCTGCCCTCTCTGCGGGCAGACACCTTCTCTATGAACCTCATGGAGCGCCTGCAGCGGGTACGCAAGGGCGGTTTGACCTTCGCCCCGGAGGCGGGCACCCAGCGTCTGCGCGACGCCATCAACAAGAACCTGCGGGAGGAGGACCTGCTGCAGTCCTGCCGCACCGCCTTCTCCGGCGGCTGGAGCGGCGTGAAGCTCTACTTCATGCTGGGCCTGCCCACCGAGACCGACGAGGACGTGCTGGGCATCGCCGATCTGGCCCGGAAGGTATACCAGTGCTGGCGGGAGTGCACCCCCAACCGCGCCCGCGGGGTGCGCATCACCGTGTCCACCTCCTGGTTTGTCCCCAAGCCCCACACCGCCTTCCAGTGGGACGCCCAGATCCCGGTGGAGGAGTACCAGCGTCGGGTGAACCTGCTACGGGATGCTCTGAAGCGGGACCGTTCCATCACCTACAACTGGCATGACCCCCAGACCAGCTATCTGGAGGCCATCTTCTCCCGGGGCGACCGCCGCCTGGCCGACGTGCTGGAGCACGCCTGGCAGAACGGGGCCAAGTTCGACTCCTGGAGCGAGTATTTTAACTTCCAGCGCTGGATGGACGCCCTGTCCGCCTGCGGTCTGGACGGCGACTTCTACGCCCACCGGGAGCGGCCCCGGGACGAGGTATTCCCCTGGTGCCGCATCGACCCCATGGTCACCCCCGCCTTCCTGTGGCATGAGCGGGAGCTGTGCTACCAGTCCCAGACCACCCCGGACTGCCGCACCCGCTGTTCCGGCTGTGGAGCCAACCGCCTGCTGAAAGGAGGGGTGTGCAATGGCTGA